Proteins co-encoded in one Campylobacter ornithocola genomic window:
- a CDS encoding FAD-dependent oxidoreductase — protein sequence MNQKHFDTVVIGGGISGAAVFYELARYTNIQNIALLEKYSSAATLNSHSTSNSQTIHCGDIETNYTLEKAKKVKKTADMIVKYGLLQGGQNRFMYSHQKLALAVGEKECEYMKNRYEEFKELYPYIKFYTKNEIKQIEPNVVLGEDGINDRTDNVVAMGVEADKIYTTVDFGLMSQNLIEQACKQGKNTYVAYNQEVVFIEKKDDTFYIKTRDFKEYSAKSIIVNAGAHSLFLAHKMGIGLDKSCFPVAGSYYMAKRKILNGKVYMVQNPKLPFAALHGDPDLLANMNTRFGPTALVIPMLERYHGFKSVPEFFKTLNLDMNVVKICFNLFKDSTIRNYILYNYLFEIPYINKRFFVKDAKKIIPSLKTDNIYYAKNFGGLRPQILDKKAGELMLGEASITEIPGIIFNMTPSPGATSCLGNGYRDAKLICQYLSANFNEDLFTSELL from the coding sequence ATGAATCAAAAACATTTTGATACTGTAGTAATTGGCGGTGGGATTTCTGGTGCTGCAGTATTTTATGAACTAGCTAGATACACTAATATTCAAAATATTGCTCTACTAGAAAAATATAGTAGCGCTGCAACTTTAAATAGTCATAGCACAAGTAACTCGCAAACTATCCACTGTGGTGATATAGAAACAAACTACACTCTAGAAAAAGCAAAAAAAGTTAAAAAAACAGCAGATATGATTGTAAAATATGGGCTTTTACAAGGTGGACAAAATAGATTCATGTATTCACATCAAAAGCTTGCACTTGCTGTCGGTGAAAAAGAATGCGAATACATGAAGAATAGGTATGAAGAATTTAAAGAATTATATCCTTATATTAAATTTTACACAAAAAATGAAATAAAGCAAATAGAACCCAATGTTGTCTTAGGTGAAGATGGTATTAACGATAGAACTGACAATGTAGTAGCTATGGGTGTAGAGGCAGATAAAATTTACACTACAGTAGATTTTGGATTAATGAGTCAAAACCTCATAGAACAAGCTTGCAAACAAGGCAAAAACACTTATGTAGCCTACAATCAAGAAGTTGTTTTTATAGAAAAAAAAGATGATACTTTTTATATCAAAACAAGAGATTTTAAAGAATATAGTGCCAAGTCTATCATTGTAAATGCAGGTGCACACTCGTTGTTTTTAGCACATAAAATGGGTATAGGTTTAGATAAATCTTGTTTTCCTGTTGCAGGAAGCTATTATATGGCAAAAAGAAAAATTTTAAATGGTAAAGTTTATATGGTACAAAATCCAAAACTTCCTTTTGCTGCATTACATGGAGATCCTGATTTACTAGCCAACATGAATACGCGTTTTGGTCCTACTGCTTTAGTTATTCCTATGTTAGAAAGATACCATGGTTTTAAATCTGTACCTGAATTTTTCAAAACACTTAATCTTGATATGAATGTAGTTAAAATTTGCTTCAATCTTTTTAAAGACTCTACCATTAGAAATTACATTCTTTACAATTATTTATTTGAAATTCCTTATATCAATAAAAGATTTTTTGTAAAAGATGCAAAAAAAATAATTCCTAGTTTAAAGACAGATAATATTTATTATGCTAAAAATTTTGGTGGACTACGTCCCCAAATACTCGATAAGAAAGCTGGAGAATTAATGCTTGGAGAAGCTAGTATCACTGAGATTCCAGGTATTATTTTTAACATGACACCAAGTCCAGGTGCTACAAGCTGTCTTGGTAATGGTTATAGAGATGCAAAACTTATCTGCCAATATTTAAGTGCAAATTTTAACGAGGATTTATTTACTAGCGAATTACTATAA
- the lysS gene encoding lysine--tRNA ligase codes for MFDNILEQQKIQKAQELKELGINPYPHFLKKEMSISGYKNKFAYIKDMENQRDENVHGVLAGRLKLLRIAGKSVFANIEDEQDNLQIYFNQNILGEEYFVILKKYLEVGDIVLVKGFPFMTKTGEFSLHVEQIQIATKAIVPLPEKYHGLTDIEQRYRKRYLDMIMNSEVRKDFILRSKIVSYIRSFFDNKGFLEVETPMMHPIAGGANAKPFVTYHNALGVEKFLRIAPELYLKRLIVGGFEAVYEINRCFRNEGMDLTHNPEFTTIEFYWAYHNYHDLMDLTEELFAMLLDKLNLDKKLEFDEKIIDFSKPFERITYKDALKKYGGLGDELINNKELILAKLKKDGFEANEKLELGHLQAELFDNYVEDKLINPTFVIDFPISISPLSRRSDKDKDIAERFELFIAGREIANGFNELNDPLDQYERFLKQIEAKNAGDEEACEMDEDFVNALGYAMAPTAGQGIGIDRLVMLLINKKSIRDVVLFPAMRPLKNEIKGE; via the coding sequence ATGTTTGATAATATTTTAGAGCAGCAAAAAATTCAAAAAGCACAAGAATTAAAAGAATTAGGAATTAACCCATACCCGCATTTTTTAAAAAAAGAAATGAGTATAAGTGGATATAAAAATAAATTTGCCTATATTAAAGATATGGAAAATCAGCGTGATGAAAACGTACATGGAGTGTTAGCAGGAAGATTAAAACTCCTTAGAATAGCTGGAAAATCAGTATTTGCCAATATAGAAGATGAGCAAGATAATTTACAAATTTATTTTAATCAAAATATTTTGGGAGAGGAATATTTTGTTATTTTAAAGAAATATCTTGAAGTAGGGGATATTGTTTTAGTTAAAGGTTTTCCATTTATGACTAAAACAGGAGAATTTAGCCTCCATGTAGAACAAATTCAAATAGCCACAAAAGCTATAGTGCCTTTACCGGAAAAATATCACGGGTTAACTGATATTGAGCAAAGATATAGAAAAAGATATCTTGATATGATTATGAATAGTGAAGTAAGAAAAGACTTTATTTTACGTTCTAAAATTGTTTCTTACATTAGATCTTTTTTTGATAATAAAGGGTTTTTGGAGGTTGAAACTCCCATGATGCATCCTATTGCAGGAGGAGCAAATGCAAAGCCTTTTGTGACTTACCATAATGCTTTGGGTGTAGAGAAGTTTTTAAGAATTGCTCCAGAGTTATATCTAAAGCGTTTAATTGTAGGTGGTTTTGAAGCAGTCTATGAGATTAATAGATGTTTTAGAAATGAAGGAATGGATTTAACGCATAATCCTGAATTTACTACAATTGAATTTTATTGGGCTTATCATAATTACCATGATCTCATGGATTTAACAGAAGAACTTTTTGCTATGCTTTTGGATAAGTTAAATTTAGATAAAAAACTTGAATTTGATGAAAAAATAATTGATTTTTCTAAGCCATTTGAAAGAATTACTTATAAAGATGCATTAAAAAAATATGGTGGTTTGGGCGATGAGCTTATTAATAACAAAGAGTTGATTTTAGCAAAGCTAAAAAAAGATGGTTTTGAAGCCAATGAAAAATTAGAATTAGGTCATTTGCAAGCTGAGCTTTTCGATAATTATGTTGAAGATAAATTGATTAATCCTACTTTTGTGATAGATTTTCCTATTTCTATAAGCCCTTTATCTAGAAGAAGTGATAAAGATAAAGATATTGCTGAGAGATTTGAACTGTTTATTGCAGGTAGAGAAATTGCAAATGGATTTAATGAGCTAAATGATCCACTTGACCAATATGAGAGATTTTTAAAACAAATTGAAGCCAAAAATGCAGGTGATGAAGAAGCATGTGAGATGGATGAGGATTTTGTTAATGCATTAGGTTATGCTATGGCACCAACTGCAGGTCAAGGTATAGGAATAGATAGACTAGTTATGCTTTTAATTAATAAAAAGTCAATTCGCGATGTAGTACTTTTCCCAGCTATGAGACCGCTTAAAAACGAGATAAAAGGAGAGTAA
- the gatC gene encoding Asp-tRNA(Asn)/Glu-tRNA(Gln) amidotransferase subunit GatC yields the protein MQIDDKLLTKLEKLSALKIADEKRQELEEQLSQIVDFVEKLDGLKLDNIEAMTSTTSGGTPFRLDESVKSVVFDMISKHAPNSQDGFFIVPKIIE from the coding sequence ATGCAAATTGATGATAAATTATTAACTAAGCTAGAAAAGCTAAGTGCATTGAAAATAGCGGATGAGAAAAGGCAAGAATTAGAAGAACAGTTAAGTCAAATTGTTGATTTTGTCGAGAAACTTGATGGATTAAAACTTGATAATATAGAAGCTATGACAAGTACTACAAGTGGTGGAACACCATTTAGGTTGGATGAAAGTGTAAAATCTGTAGTATTTGATATGATTAGCAAACATGCTCCAAATTCTCAAGATGGTTTTTTTATTGTTCCTAAGATAATTGAATAA
- a CDS encoding Fur family transcriptional regulator, whose protein sequence is MQIENIEYDVLLERFKKTLKDNGLKYTKQREVLLKTLYNSDMHYTPESLYVEIKQKNPELNVGIATVYRTLNLLEESGMATSISFGASGKKFELANKPHHDHLICKSCGEIVEFENSIIEQQQMLIAKEYNFKLTGHLMQLYGLCPQCSKK, encoded by the coding sequence ATGCAAATTGAAAATATAGAATATGATGTTTTACTCGAGCGTTTTAAAAAAACACTTAAAGATAATGGTTTAAAATACACCAAACAAAGAGAAGTGCTTTTGAAAACTTTGTATAATAGTGATATGCATTATACTCCAGAAAGTTTATATGTGGAAATTAAGCAAAAAAACCCTGAGTTAAATGTTGGTATTGCGACAGTTTACAGAACTTTAAATTTGCTAGAAGAATCAGGTATGGCTACTTCCATATCTTTTGGAGCTTCGGGAAAAAAATTTGAACTTGCAAATAAGCCTCATCATGATCATTTAATTTGCAAAAGTTGCGGGGAAATTGTTGAATTTGAAAATTCTATCATTGAACAACAACAAATGTTAATAGCAAAAGAATATAATTTTAAATTAACAGGACATTTAATGCAGCTTTATGGTTTGTGTCCTCAGTGTAGTAAAAAATAA
- a CDS encoding c-type cytochrome, translating into MKKLIILSALACLGVSAFAADGATLYKKCAVCHGTKADKVYLNKVPALNSLTAAERLQYMKDYAAGKRNAYGQGAIMKINLKGLTEEDFKAIEEYIESLKK; encoded by the coding sequence ATGAAAAAGCTTATTATTTTATCAGCTTTAGCATGTCTTGGCGTTTCAGCTTTTGCTGCGGATGGTGCTACACTTTATAAAAAATGTGCAGTATGTCATGGTACTAAAGCAGATAAAGTCTATCTTAATAAAGTTCCTGCTTTAAATTCTTTAACTGCAGCTGAAAGATTACAATATATGAAAGATTATGCGGCAGGCAAAAGAAATGCATATGGTCAAGGTGCGATCATGAAAATCAACCTTAAAGGTTTAACAGAAGAAGATTTTAAAGCAATTGAAGAATATATCGAAAGCTTAAAAAAATAA
- the gmhA gene encoding D-sedoheptulose 7-phosphate isomerase codes for MINKIEKEFIEHQKTLEQSLNLKEQIIIVAQELKTCLKNGGKILICGNGGSAADSQHFAAELSGRYKKERKALAAIALSTDTSALSAIGNDYGFEFVFSRQVEALASCNDVLIGISTSGKSLNVIKAFEKAKEIGTKCIGFSGKGGGLMNVLCDQNIVIPSDDTARIQEMHILIIHCLCDLIEEEY; via the coding sequence ATGATAAACAAGATTGAAAAAGAATTTATTGAACACCAGAAAACTTTAGAACAAAGTTTAAATTTAAAAGAGCAAATTATTATAGTTGCTCAAGAGTTAAAGACATGTTTGAAAAATGGTGGGAAAATTTTAATTTGTGGAAATGGAGGTAGTGCTGCAGATAGTCAGCATTTTGCAGCTGAACTTAGTGGAAGATATAAAAAAGAAAGAAAAGCTTTGGCTGCTATTGCTTTGAGTACTGATACTTCGGCTTTAAGTGCTATAGGAAATGATTATGGTTTTGAATTTGTTTTTTCAAGACAGGTTGAAGCTCTAGCTAGTTGCAATGATGTTTTGATTGGTATTTCTACTAGCGGGAAAAGTTTGAATGTGATTAAGGCTTTTGAAAAAGCTAAAGAAATTGGTACTAAGTGTATAGGTTTTAGTGGAAAAGGTGGTGGATTAATGAATGTATTATGTGATCAAAATATAGTAATACCAAGTGATGATACTGCAAGAATTCAAGAAATGCATATTTTAATCATACATTGTTTATGTGATTTAATAGAAGAAGAATATTAA
- the rfaD gene encoding ADP-glyceromanno-heptose 6-epimerase, with translation MKIVITGGAGFIGSALALELQDKHEILIIDKMCSSATFENGNLESFGHFKNILDFEGELYVGDINDEKTLNIIKDFKPDIIFHKAAISDTTVYDQNKVLSTNLNTFKDFIKIALDLNAKLIYASSASVYGDAPSPQIVNFSEAPKNPYAFSKLMMDKMAKKYFDKMHIVGLRYFNVYGKGEFFKNTTASMILQFGHQILAGKNPRLFEGSDQIYRDFVYIKDVISANLQALEAKSGIYNVATGEARSFQDIVDILQKELNTNYPCEYIPNPYKNAYQFHTQAKLDENFSYKAKFSLEEGIKDYIKEIKRLYEKEVNA, from the coding sequence ATGAAAATTGTGATAACAGGAGGGGCAGGATTTATAGGTTCAGCTCTTGCTTTAGAGCTTCAAGATAAACACGAAATTTTAATTATAGATAAAATGTGTTCAAGTGCTACTTTTGAAAATGGAAATTTAGAAAGTTTTGGTCATTTTAAGAATATCTTAGATTTTGAGGGTGAGCTTTATGTGGGTGATATTAATGATGAAAAAACTTTAAATATTATAAAAGATTTTAAGCCTGATATAATCTTTCATAAAGCTGCAATTTCAGATACAACTGTTTATGATCAAAATAAAGTTTTAAGTACTAATTTAAATACTTTTAAAGATTTTATAAAAATTGCCCTAGATCTTAATGCTAAATTAATCTATGCAAGTTCGGCTTCGGTTTATGGAGATGCTCCTAGTCCACAAATTGTAAATTTTAGTGAAGCCCCTAAAAACCCTTATGCATTTTCAAAGCTAATGATGGATAAAATGGCAAAAAAATACTTTGATAAAATGCATATAGTCGGACTTAGATATTTTAATGTATATGGCAAAGGAGAATTTTTTAAAAATACTACAGCTTCTATGATCTTGCAGTTTGGACATCAAATTTTAGCAGGTAAAAATCCGCGCTTGTTTGAAGGAAGTGATCAAATTTATCGTGATTTTGTATATATAAAAGATGTTATAAGTGCAAATTTGCAAGCTTTAGAGGCAAAAAGTGGAATTTATAATGTAGCCACAGGCGAAGCAAGGAGTTTTCAAGATATAGTAGATATTTTGCAAAAAGAATTAAATACTAATTATCCATGTGAGTATATCCCTAATCCTTATAAAAATGCTTATCAATTTCATACTCAAGCAAAGTTGGATGAGAATTTTTCATATAAAGCTAAATTTAGTCTTGAAGAGGGTATAAAAGATTATATAAAAGAGATAAAAAGACTTTATGAAAAGGAAGTAAATGCTTGA
- a CDS encoding type III pantothenate kinase: MLLCDIGNTTASFLNEQKFHSMSIEQFLHYEPTQKTFYINVNPNLEQRLKQNPLFINLAPYFNFDTIYSNLGVDRIAACYTIEDGVVVDAGSAITVDIISNSIHLGGFILPGIESYKKSFTSISSRLKYELNTQINFDAFPQRTIDALSYGVFKSIYLLIKDSAYDKKLYFTGGDGQFLANFFDYAIYDKFLIFRGMKKAVCENFIL, translated from the coding sequence ATGCTTTTATGTGATATTGGCAATACAACTGCAAGTTTTTTAAATGAGCAAAAATTTCACTCTATGAGCATTGAGCAGTTTTTACATTATGAACCAACGCAAAAAACATTTTATATTAATGTTAATCCAAATTTAGAACAAAGACTAAAGCAAAATCCTTTATTTATTAATCTTGCTCCATATTTTAATTTTGATACCATTTATAGCAACTTAGGCGTTGATAGAATAGCGGCTTGTTATACTATAGAAGATGGAGTTGTAGTTGATGCAGGCTCTGCAATAACGGTAGATATTATTTCAAATTCTATTCATCTTGGAGGGTTTATTCTACCTGGTATTGAAAGTTATAAAAAATCTTTTACTAGTATCTCTTCGCGTTTAAAATATGAATTAAATACTCAAATTAATTTTGATGCATTTCCTCAAAGAACTATTGATGCCTTGAGTTATGGAGTATTTAAAAGTATATATTTACTTATAAAAGATAGTGCGTATGATAAAAAATTATATTTTACAGGTGGAGATGGACAATTTCTCGCAAATTTTTTTGATTATGCAATCTATGATAAATTTTTGATTTTTAGAGGTATGAAAAAAGCTGTTTGTGAAAATTTTATACTCTAG
- the ccoS gene encoding cbb3-type cytochrome oxidase assembly protein CcoS: MNGVLMMMIGVSLIALFLAISALLWGIKNRQFDDDYKFTTLNDSEDALNDAIILEKRKKEALEKNKNSHEGC, encoded by the coding sequence ATGAATGGTGTCTTGATGATGATGATAGGTGTTTCTTTAATTGCATTGTTCTTAGCAATTAGTGCTTTACTTTGGGGGATCAAAAACAGACAATTTGATGATGATTATAAATTTACTACTTTAAATGATAGTGAAGATGCTTTAAATGATGCAATTATTTTGGAAAAAAGAAAAAAAGAAGCTTTGGAAAAGAACAAAAACAGCCATGAAGGCTGTTAA
- a CDS encoding D-glycero-alpha-D-manno-heptose-1,7-bisphosphate 7-phosphatase, whose protein sequence is MKTKALFLDRDGVINIDKKYVHKIEDFEFCEGIFELCDFFQKQNFLIFIATNQSGIARAYYSEKDFEILSSYMLDEFLKKGIKIEKIYYCPHLENCECRKPKPGMFFKAQKEFNIDFSLSFFIGDNLSDMQAGINAGIKNLFLINENYKDEENYKVCKNLKELLHCLKDKK, encoded by the coding sequence ATGAAAACAAAGGCGTTATTTTTAGATAGAGATGGAGTTATCAATATAGATAAAAAATATGTTCATAAGATTGAAGATTTTGAATTTTGTGAAGGTATTTTTGAGCTTTGCGATTTTTTTCAAAAACAAAATTTTCTAATTTTTATAGCTACTAATCAATCTGGTATAGCAAGAGCTTATTATAGCGAAAAAGATTTTGAAATCTTAAGTTCATATATGCTAGATGAGTTTTTAAAAAAAGGCATTAAAATAGAAAAAATTTATTATTGTCCACATTTGGAAAATTGTGAATGTCGCAAGCCAAAACCTGGAATGTTTTTTAAGGCACAAAAGGAATTTAATATAGATTTTTCACTTTCTTTTTTTATAGGGGATAATTTAAGTGATATGCAAGCTGGAATTAATGCTGGTATAAAAAATCTATTTTTAATTAATGAAAACTATAAAGATGAGGAAAACTATAAAGTTTGTAAAAATTTAAAAGAACTTTTGCATTGTTTAAAGGATAAAAAATGA
- a CDS encoding CvpA family protein produces the protein MENFSWFDVFVLGLTVILGLKGLVSGLFKEIFGLLGIVGGVLLASRYAKEVAEIINNNFYAIQNESLAVFAGFLVLLIIIWVACMVLGNILSKMFSMSGLGFIDRIGGFLFGSAKIFLIFAILVACINNIEFLNSSLEKYTKNSQTLDLLRKTGKYIMNTDFTQNGLEKIEERIKDSNISLNSEVDNAN, from the coding sequence ATGGAAAATTTTTCATGGTTTGATGTTTTTGTTTTGGGTTTAACTGTAATTTTGGGTCTGAAAGGCTTAGTAAGCGGTTTATTTAAAGAAATTTTTGGTTTACTAGGTATAGTTGGCGGGGTTTTGCTTGCTTCAAGATATGCTAAAGAGGTTGCAGAAATTATCAATAATAATTTTTATGCAATTCAAAATGAAAGTCTTGCAGTTTTTGCAGGTTTTTTAGTTTTGTTGATCATTATATGGGTAGCTTGTATGGTCTTAGGGAATATATTATCAAAAATGTTTAGCATGAGTGGTCTTGGTTTTATAGATCGTATAGGTGGATTTTTATTTGGTAGTGCTAAAATATTTTTAATTTTTGCTATTTTAGTAGCTTGTATTAATAATATTGAATTTTTAAATTCGAGTTTAGAAAAATATACAAAAAATAGTCAAACGTTGGATTTGCTCAGAAAAACGGGCAAATATATAATGAATACCGATTTTACTCAAAATGGTTTAGAAAAAATAGAAGAACGAATTAAAGATTCTAATATAAGTCTAAATTCGGAGGTAGATAATGCAAATTGA
- the rfaE1 gene encoding D-glycero-beta-D-manno-heptose-7-phosphate kinase: MLDFLSSKKPKILVVGDFMVDHYIWCDCTRISPEAPVMVMKSQKEDKRLGGAGNVYANLKSLGAEVFALGLVGDDESGRFLKENLNANLLVEKGRKTPLKSRVLSHSQQVLRLDDENDFDTKLEDEIIKEFEKIAKDYDAIVLSDYAKGILTPKVTRALIAYANTLNLPILIDPKGNDFSKYQNATLLTPNKKEAIQALGVEKIDNLEKALKKLKDDLNLAYSIITLSEEGIALFDKKLHIIPAKALEVYDVTGAGDSVIAMLAYTLALKVDIVKACELANDAAAVVVAKVGSVSVSLEEIKNLKKASFENKIKNKEELVKLIQNQKVVFTNGCFDIMHYGHIKYLEKAKKLGDVLVIGLNSDKSVKRLKGNSRPINLEFQRACMLASMYFVDYVVIFDEDTPYELIEFLKPDVLVKGADYKGKEVVGSNLVKKIELIDFEDGFSTTNIINRIVNDKQD, encoded by the coding sequence ATGCTTGATTTTTTAAGCTCTAAAAAGCCTAAAATTTTAGTTGTCGGTGATTTTATGGTAGATCATTACATATGGTGTGATTGTACCAGAATTTCCCCAGAAGCTCCTGTAATGGTCATGAAATCGCAAAAAGAAGATAAGAGATTGGGTGGAGCTGGTAATGTATATGCAAATTTAAAAAGTCTTGGTGCTGAGGTTTTTGCTTTAGGACTTGTTGGTGATGATGAGAGTGGGAGATTTTTAAAAGAGAATTTAAATGCAAATTTATTAGTGGAAAAGGGTAGAAAAACTCCGCTTAAAAGTAGAGTTTTATCGCACTCACAGCAGGTTTTAAGACTTGATGATGAAAATGATTTTGATACAAAGTTAGAAGATGAAATTATCAAAGAATTTGAAAAAATAGCCAAAGATTATGATGCAATTGTTTTGAGTGATTATGCTAAAGGTATTTTAACTCCAAAAGTAACAAGGGCTTTAATAGCTTATGCGAATACTTTAAACTTACCTATTTTAATCGATCCTAAGGGAAATGATTTTAGCAAGTATCAAAACGCAACCTTGCTAACCCCAAATAAAAAAGAAGCCATTCAAGCTTTAGGCGTAGAAAAAATTGATAATTTAGAAAAAGCTTTAAAAAAATTAAAAGATGATTTGAATTTAGCTTATTCTATTATAACTTTATCTGAAGAAGGAATTGCACTTTTTGATAAAAAATTACACATTATTCCTGCAAAAGCTTTAGAGGTTTATGATGTAACAGGTGCTGGGGATAGTGTTATAGCTATGCTTGCTTATACTTTGGCTTTAAAAGTTGATATTGTTAAAGCATGTGAACTAGCAAATGATGCGGCAGCTGTTGTGGTTGCTAAAGTGGGAAGTGTGAGCGTAAGTTTAGAGGAAATAAAAAATCTAAAAAAAGCTTCTTTTGAAAATAAAATTAAAAATAAAGAAGAGCTTGTAAAGTTGATACAAAATCAAAAAGTAGTTTTTACAAATGGATGCTTTGATATTATGCATTATGGCCATATAAAATATCTTGAAAAAGCTAAAAAATTAGGAGATGTCTTGGTCATAGGTTTAAATTCAGATAAAAGTGTAAAAAGGCTAAAAGGAAACTCAAGACCTATAAATTTAGAATTTCAGCGTGCATGTATGCTTGCAAGTATGTATTTTGTAGATTATGTGGTGATTTTTGATGAGGATACTCCCTATGAATTAATAGAGTTTTTAAAACCTGATGTTTTGGTTAAAGGAGCTGATTATAAAGGTAAAGAAGTAGTGGGTTCAAATTTAGTAAAAAAAATAGAATTGATTGACTTTGAAGATGGATTTAGCACTACTAATATAATTAATAGGATTGTAAATGATAAACAAGATTGA
- the pyk gene encoding pyruvate kinase produces MLKKTKIVATIGPASENEAIIRQMIINGVNVFRLNFSHGSHEYHSQNLATIRKVSAELNARIGILQDISGPKIRTLKIPEAFELKNGDRLDFYKDTFDGKKLSNEHYKVCINHPEILSMLKVGEYIYLCDGSIKTKVVQIEKDFIQTQVENNGLLSSNKGINFPNTKINIDIITQKDKNDLAWGIKNDVDFLAISFVQNAHDINEVKKILDENNAKIAIFAKIEKFDAVENIDEIINCSDGIMVARGDLGIEVPYYRVPNIQKLIIKKANEANKPVITATQMLFSLAKSKTATRAEISDVANAVLDGTDAVMLSEESAVGIDPANAVDIMTQTIIETEKNYPYEKFENFKCFNETDIIAKSSTQLATNLNANAIFTITSSGASAVKTARYRAKMDIIAITHSKKTLNFLSIVWGVQPAILIEKHENLTKLLSNSIKLGVEKGLIKKDGVYTLTAGFPVGVAGSTNLIRILQKDQIEYYLSLGK; encoded by the coding sequence ATGTTAAAAAAAACAAAAATAGTAGCAACAATTGGACCAGCAAGTGAAAATGAAGCCATAATAAGACAAATGATTATTAATGGGGTAAATGTTTTTCGCTTAAATTTTTCGCACGGAAGCCATGAGTATCACAGCCAAAATCTAGCTACCATTAGAAAAGTATCAGCTGAACTCAATGCAAGAATTGGAATTTTACAAGATATTAGCGGACCAAAAATCAGAACTTTAAAAATTCCAGAAGCTTTTGAGCTAAAAAATGGTGATAGATTAGACTTTTATAAAGATACATTTGATGGAAAAAAACTTTCTAATGAGCATTATAAAGTTTGCATCAATCATCCTGAAATTCTTTCTATGTTAAAGGTTGGAGAATATATCTATCTTTGCGATGGTTCTATTAAAACAAAAGTTGTACAAATTGAAAAAGACTTTATTCAAACTCAAGTAGAAAATAATGGACTACTTAGTTCAAATAAAGGTATTAATTTTCCAAACACAAAGATTAATATTGATATTATCACTCAAAAAGACAAAAACGACTTAGCTTGGGGCATAAAAAATGATGTTGATTTTTTAGCTATATCTTTTGTACAAAATGCACACGACATTAATGAAGTTAAAAAAATTCTTGATGAGAATAATGCTAAAATTGCTATTTTTGCTAAAATAGAAAAATTTGATGCTGTAGAAAATATCGATGAAATTATAAATTGCAGTGATGGTATAATGGTGGCAAGAGGAGATTTAGGTATCGAAGTTCCTTATTATAGAGTACCAAACATACAAAAACTCATTATTAAAAAAGCTAACGAAGCCAATAAACCGGTTATCACTGCCACTCAAATGCTTTTTTCACTTGCCAAATCCAAAACTGCAACAAGAGCTGAAATTTCAGATGTTGCCAATGCAGTTCTTGATGGTACCGATGCGGTTATGCTTAGCGAAGAAAGTGCGGTAGGAATTGATCCAGCAAATGCAGTAGATATCATGACCCAAACTATTATAGAAACAGAAAAAAACTACCCTTATGAAAAATTTGAAAATTTTAAATGTTTTAACGAAACTGACATTATTGCCAAATCAAGCACTCAACTAGCTACAAATTTAAATGCAAATGCAATTTTTACTATCACAAGTAGCGGTGCTTCTGCGGTTAAGACTGCAAGATATCGTGCTAAAATGGACATTATAGCTATTACTCATTCTAAAAAAACTTTAAATTTTTTAAGCATAGTTTGGGGGGTACAACCTGCTATATTAATAGAAAAACATGAAAACTTAACAAAACTTCTAAGCAACTCTATAAAACTTGGAGTTGAAAAAGGTCTTATAAAAAAAGATGGAGTTTACACACTCACTGCAGGTTTTCCAGTAGGTGTTGCAGGGAGTACTAATCTAATTAGAATTTTACAAAAAGATCAAATTGAGTATTATTTAAGTTTGGGAAAATAA